Proteins encoded by one window of Pseudomonas sp. PSKL.D1:
- a CDS encoding 2-hydroxyacid dehydrogenase: MPSPRRAVFLDHQSLDLGDLDLSPLKQPFDEFEVFAATRPDQVAQRLQGAVAVVSNKVMLDAEALAANPQLKLILVAATGTNNVDLAAARAQGIVVCNCQGYGTPSVAQHTIALLLALATRLCDYNKAVAAGEWAKASQFCLLDFPIVELEGKTLGLLGHGELGGAVARLAEAFGMRVLSGQIPGRPARDDRLPLEELLPQVDALTLHCPLNEHTRHMIGARELDLLKPGALVVNTARGGLIDEQALADALRQGKLGGAATDVLSVEPPVNGNPLLASDIPRLIITPHSAWGAVESRQRIVGQLSENAQAFFAGQPRRVVS, from the coding sequence ATGCCCAGCCCGCGTCGCGCCGTGTTTCTCGACCACCAGTCCCTCGACCTTGGCGACCTCGACCTCTCCCCGCTAAAGCAGCCGTTCGATGAGTTTGAAGTGTTTGCCGCCACCCGCCCCGACCAGGTGGCCCAGCGCCTGCAGGGTGCCGTCGCGGTGGTGAGCAACAAGGTGATGCTCGATGCCGAAGCGCTTGCGGCCAACCCACAGCTCAAGCTGATTCTGGTGGCGGCCACCGGCACCAACAATGTCGACCTGGCCGCCGCCCGTGCCCAAGGCATCGTGGTGTGCAACTGCCAGGGGTACGGCACGCCATCGGTCGCGCAGCACACCATCGCTTTGCTGCTGGCATTGGCCACTCGCCTGTGTGACTACAACAAAGCCGTGGCCGCAGGCGAATGGGCCAAGGCCAGCCAGTTCTGCCTGCTGGATTTTCCCATCGTCGAACTGGAAGGCAAAACCCTCGGCCTGCTCGGCCATGGCGAACTGGGTGGTGCCGTCGCACGCCTGGCCGAAGCGTTCGGCATGCGAGTACTTAGCGGGCAGATACCTGGCCGCCCGGCCCGCGACGATCGCCTGCCGCTGGAAGAACTGCTGCCCCAGGTGGATGCACTCACCCTGCACTGCCCGCTTAACGAACACACCCGGCACATGATCGGCGCCCGCGAACTGGACTTGCTCAAGCCCGGGGCGCTGGTGGTCAACACCGCACGCGGTGGCCTGATCGACGAACAGGCACTGGCCGATGCCCTGCGCCAAGGCAAACTGGGCGGCGCGGCCACCGATGTGCTCAGCGTCGAGCCGCCGGTCAACGGCAACCCGTTGCTGGCCAGCGACATCCCGCGCCTGATCATCACCCCGCACAGCGCCTGGGGCGCCGTGGAGTCGCGCCAGCGCATCGTCGGCCAGCTCAGCGAGAATGCCCAGGCCTTCTTCGCCGGCCAGCCGCGCCGCGTGGTGAGCTGA
- a CDS encoding class I SAM-dependent methyltransferase, whose protein sequence is MDPRSEVLLRQAELFQGPLLIAGAPADGLLGQLPNAHAWTWHAGDQAALDGRFAGRSHYGVEVPPVAFEAAVLFLPKSRELAAYLLNALASRLAGRELYLVGEKRGGIEGAAKQLQGFGKPRKLDSARHCQLWQVTVENAPEAKPLESLAERFELDLADGPLQVVSLPGVFSHGRLDRGTALLLKHLDNLPVGHVLDFGCGAGVLGATVKRRYPQSQVTLLDVDAFAVAASRLTLAANNLDGEVISGDGIDAAPRDLSLILSNPPFHTGVHTNYQASENLLKKSGQHLRKGGEMRLVANSFLRYQPLIEGALGHCQTLADADGFRIYRATRG, encoded by the coding sequence ATGGACCCGCGCAGTGAAGTGTTGCTCCGTCAGGCGGAACTGTTCCAGGGCCCGCTGCTGATTGCAGGGGCCCCCGCCGATGGTCTGCTGGGCCAACTGCCTAATGCCCACGCCTGGACCTGGCACGCTGGCGACCAGGCTGCGCTCGACGGCCGCTTTGCAGGGCGCAGCCATTATGGCGTCGAGGTGCCGCCGGTAGCCTTCGAGGCCGCTGTGCTGTTCCTGCCCAAATCCCGCGAGCTGGCGGCCTACTTGCTCAACGCCCTGGCATCGCGCCTGGCAGGCCGTGAACTGTACCTGGTAGGTGAAAAACGCGGCGGCATTGAAGGCGCGGCCAAGCAACTGCAAGGCTTTGGCAAGCCGCGCAAGCTGGACAGCGCGCGCCATTGCCAGCTGTGGCAGGTCACCGTGGAAAACGCCCCCGAAGCCAAACCGCTGGAAAGCCTCGCAGAGCGCTTCGAACTCGATCTGGCGGACGGCCCGTTGCAGGTCGTGAGCCTGCCGGGTGTGTTCAGCCATGGCCGCCTCGACCGCGGTACGGCACTGCTGCTCAAACACCTCGACAACTTGCCGGTGGGCCATGTGCTGGACTTCGGTTGCGGCGCTGGAGTGTTGGGTGCCACGGTCAAGCGCCGCTACCCGCAAAGCCAGGTAACGCTGCTGGATGTGGATGCCTTTGCCGTCGCTGCCAGCCGCCTGACCCTGGCGGCCAATAACCTGGACGGCGAGGTCATCAGCGGTGATGGCATTGATGCAGCACCGCGCGACCTCAGCCTGATTCTGAGCAACCCGCCCTTCCATACCGGGGTACATACCAATTATCAGGCTTCGGAAAACCTGCTGAAAAAATCAGGCCAACATCTACGAAAAGGCGGCGAAATGCGCCTTGTCGCCAATAGCTTCCTGCGTTACCAACCGTTGATCGAAGGCGCGCTCGGCCACTGCCAGACGCTGGCCGACGCCGACGGTTTTCGTATCTACCGTGCAACACGCGGATAA
- a CDS encoding TMEM165/GDT1 family protein: MESLLVPTAIVALAEIGDKTQLLALILAARFRKPWPIIAGIVAATLANHAAAGAVGAWVSGFFSETVLHWVLAASFTATALWTLVPDKMDDDENPARRFGPFLTTLIAFFLAEIGDKTQVATVMLAAQYPHLIMVIIGTTLGMLIANVPVVLAGNFAAEKLPLTLIRRLAAAAFVVLAIVAVYSAMKASGWVG; encoded by the coding sequence CTGGAATCGTTACTCGTCCCCACCGCGATCGTCGCCCTTGCCGAAATCGGCGACAAGACGCAATTGCTCGCACTCATTCTCGCTGCTCGCTTCCGTAAGCCCTGGCCGATCATTGCCGGTATCGTGGCGGCTACGCTTGCCAACCATGCTGCTGCCGGTGCCGTAGGTGCCTGGGTCAGCGGGTTCTTCAGTGAAACCGTGCTGCACTGGGTGCTCGCCGCGAGCTTTACCGCCACGGCGCTGTGGACGCTGGTGCCGGACAAGATGGATGACGATGAGAACCCGGCACGGCGCTTCGGCCCGTTCCTGACCACACTGATCGCCTTCTTCCTGGCGGAGATTGGCGACAAGACACAGGTGGCCACGGTGATGCTGGCGGCCCAGTATCCGCACCTGATCATGGTGATCATCGGCACGACCCTGGGCATGCTGATTGCCAACGTACCGGTGGTGCTGGCGGGGAATTTTGCGGCGGAGAAGCTGCCGTTGACGTTGATTCGTCGTTTGGCGGCGGCGGCGTTTGTCGTGCTGGCGATAGTGGCGGTGTATTCGGCGATGAAGGCCAGCGGTTGGGTGGGATGA
- a CDS encoding M48 family metallopeptidase: protein MRKSFVVSLLSAGILLAGCQAVNTTSGGAVGVERKQYMFSMLSTDEVNQMYAQSYQQTLGEASSKGVLDKSSADAKRVQAIADRLIAQAPKFRPDAAQWQWEVNVIKSDELNANCGPGGKIIVYTGLIDQLKLTDAEIAAVVGHEIAHALREHSREAMSKAYGVEMARQGAGALFGLGQSSIALADQVVNYAMTLPNSRANENEADLIGLELSARAGYDPNAAITLWNKMSKASEGAPPEFMSTHPASESRIASLQAAIPKVMPLYEAAKK, encoded by the coding sequence ATGCGTAAGTCTTTTGTCGTCAGCCTGTTGAGTGCTGGCATCCTGCTGGCCGGTTGCCAGGCGGTGAACACCACCAGCGGCGGTGCTGTGGGCGTCGAGCGCAAGCAGTACATGTTCAGCATGCTGTCGACCGACGAAGTCAACCAGATGTACGCCCAGTCGTACCAGCAAACCCTGGGTGAAGCGTCGAGCAAGGGTGTGCTCGACAAATCCAGCGCGGACGCCAAGCGCGTGCAGGCCATTGCCGACCGCCTGATTGCCCAAGCACCAAAATTCCGCCCGGATGCCGCGCAGTGGCAGTGGGAAGTGAACGTGATCAAGAGCGATGAGCTGAACGCCAACTGCGGCCCCGGCGGCAAGATCATCGTGTACACCGGCCTGATCGACCAGCTCAAACTCACCGACGCCGAGATTGCAGCCGTGGTCGGCCACGAAATCGCCCATGCCTTGCGTGAGCACAGCCGCGAAGCGATGTCCAAGGCCTATGGCGTGGAAATGGCCCGCCAGGGGGCAGGTGCATTGTTCGGCCTTGGCCAGAGCAGCATCGCGCTGGCAGACCAGGTGGTGAACTACGCCATGACCTTGCCTAATAGCCGCGCCAACGAGAACGAAGCCGACCTGATCGGCCTGGAGCTGTCGGCGCGTGCAGGCTACGACCCGAATGCCGCGATCACCTTGTGGAACAAGATGAGCAAGGCTTCCGAAGGTGCGCCGCCTGAGTTCATGAGTACTCACCCGGCGTCGGAAAGCCGTATTGCATCGTTGCAGGCGGCGATTCCGAAGGTGATGCCGTTGTATGAGGCGGCCAAGAAGTAA
- a CDS encoding SOS response-associated peptidase, which produces MCGRYALFRWPQTLASLPGFPAGQPAQWNISPGASVLIQRQLDGHLQLDKARWGLTPAWLTDLSRTPAHARAETLAEQPMFREAFRQRRCLMPANGFYEWRGTVRKRPYWLTPAEGSSLYFAAVWEVYPVQDQVWLSCAVVTQAAMNQRRPLILDEAGQAAWLALETPMPRLHELLASPPATLRERALAHFVNDPKLDAPECLTPA; this is translated from the coding sequence ATGTGTGGACGCTACGCCCTGTTTCGCTGGCCCCAAACGCTGGCAAGCCTGCCGGGGTTCCCTGCCGGCCAGCCGGCCCAGTGGAATATATCCCCCGGTGCTTCTGTGCTGATCCAGCGCCAGCTTGATGGCCACTTGCAGTTGGACAAGGCCCGCTGGGGCCTCACGCCCGCCTGGCTCACCGACCTGTCCCGCACCCCTGCCCACGCCCGCGCCGAAACCCTTGCCGAGCAGCCGATGTTTCGTGAGGCGTTTCGCCAGCGCCGTTGCCTGATGCCCGCCAACGGGTTTTACGAATGGCGTGGCACGGTACGCAAGCGGCCTTACTGGCTGACGCCGGCAGAAGGGTCGTCCCTGTACTTTGCGGCAGTGTGGGAGGTGTACCCTGTGCAGGACCAGGTGTGGTTGAGCTGTGCGGTCGTGACCCAGGCAGCCATGAATCAGCGCCGGCCTCTTATTCTGGATGAGGCGGGGCAGGCGGCTTGGCTGGCCCTGGAAACGCCAATGCCGCGCCTGCATGAGCTGTTGGCCAGCCCACCGGCAACGCTGCGGGAGCGCGCGTTGGCGCATTTCGTCAATGATCCGAAGCTGGACGCGCCGGAGTGCCTTACTCCGGCTTGA
- a CDS encoding putative signal transducing protein, with translation MQRIYDPETLLEAEMLAGMLASEGIEVHQIGRDLMGGVGELPVQGLLGLAVPDEQAGYARQLIDAYNGAQPLAGDEPESYPGTLIC, from the coding sequence ATGCAGCGCATTTACGACCCGGAAACCCTGCTGGAAGCGGAAATGCTGGCGGGCATGCTCGCCAGCGAGGGCATTGAAGTGCACCAGATCGGGCGCGACCTGATGGGCGGCGTGGGCGAACTGCCGGTACAGGGCTTGCTCGGGTTGGCCGTACCCGACGAGCAGGCCGGGTACGCACGGCAGTTGATCGATGCGTACAATGGTGCCCAGCCGCTTGCCGGCGACGAGCCGGAAAGTTACCCCGGTACCTTGATCTGTTAG
- a CDS encoding CPXCG motif-containing cysteine-rich protein, translated as MLEIDFYNCPYCGERVETTIDLSGGDQVYTEDCQVCCQPIVFILQVHDDEWMLEVRREDDA; from the coding sequence ATGCTCGAAATCGACTTCTACAACTGCCCTTACTGCGGTGAGCGTGTGGAGACCACAATCGACTTGTCAGGCGGTGACCAGGTGTATACCGAAGATTGCCAAGTCTGTTGCCAGCCCATTGTGTTCATCCTGCAGGTGCATGATGACGAGTGGATGCTCGAGGTGAGACGCGAGGATGATGCCTGA
- a CDS encoding 1-acyl-sn-glycerol-3-phosphate acyltransferase: MMGEFDAIRPYDDAEVPAVLARLLSDPAFLDILTHFRFPRAAGALGWLLKPLIARRLRKEFAGVTCVSTLQDKVEYYVDQTIDRATDGVTYSGVEQLKAGTAYLFLANHRDIVMDPAFVNYAVYHAGLPTPRIAIGDNLLQKPFVSDMMRLNKSFIVHRSLSGRREKLAAYQLLSAYINHSIRNDGASIWIAQAEGRAKDGDDRTDSAILKMFHMSRKDEPFGSVIQSLNLIPVSISYEYDPCDQAKARELYIRATTGTYKKAPGEDDNSIAKGITGYKGRVHISFAPPVTEFFEDTKQLAQEIDRQILGGYRLFPVHYLAYAMWAEKDEALQVPSAEQVFPAQELAKAKEEWQRRLDECPEEQRPYLVLQYATPVRNQYQVRQQASVA, translated from the coding sequence ATGATGGGCGAATTCGATGCCATCCGACCGTACGACGACGCTGAGGTCCCTGCCGTTCTGGCGCGGCTACTCAGCGACCCGGCATTCCTCGATATCCTCACCCACTTCCGCTTCCCGCGTGCAGCTGGCGCGCTCGGCTGGCTGCTCAAGCCGCTGATCGCCCGCCGGCTGCGCAAGGAATTCGCAGGCGTTACCTGCGTTTCCACCCTGCAGGACAAGGTCGAATACTACGTCGACCAAACCATCGACCGCGCCACCGACGGTGTTACCTACTCCGGGGTCGAACAGCTCAAGGCCGGCACGGCCTATCTGTTTTTGGCCAACCACCGCGACATCGTGATGGACCCGGCATTCGTCAATTACGCCGTGTACCACGCAGGCCTGCCGACGCCACGCATCGCCATTGGCGACAACCTGCTGCAAAAGCCGTTCGTCAGCGACATGATGCGCCTGAACAAAAGCTTCATCGTGCACCGCTCGCTCAGTGGCCGCCGTGAAAAGCTCGCGGCTTACCAACTGCTGTCGGCGTACATCAACCACTCGATCCGCAATGACGGCGCCTCGATCTGGATCGCCCAGGCCGAAGGCCGCGCCAAGGACGGTGATGACCGCACCGACTCGGCGATCCTCAAGATGTTCCACATGAGCCGCAAGGACGAGCCGTTCGGCAGCGTGATCCAGAGCCTTAACCTGATTCCGGTGTCGATCAGCTACGAATACGACCCGTGCGACCAGGCCAAGGCCCGCGAGCTGTACATCCGCGCCACCACTGGCACCTACAAAAAGGCGCCAGGCGAGGATGACAACAGCATTGCCAAGGGCATTACCGGCTACAAAGGCCGCGTGCACATCAGCTTTGCCCCGCCGGTGACCGAATTTTTCGAGGACACCAAGCAACTGGCGCAGGAAATCGACCGGCAGATTCTGGGCGGCTACCGGCTGTTCCCGGTGCATTACCTGGCGTATGCGATGTGGGCAGAAAAGGATGAGGCACTGCAGGTGCCGAGTGCCGAGCAGGTGTTCCCGGCGCAAGAGCTGGCCAAGGCCAAGGAAGAATGGCAACGCCGGCTGGATGAATGCCCTGAGGAGCAGCGGCCTTACCTGGTATTGCAGTATGCGACGCCGGTGCGCAACCAGTATCAGGTTAGGCAGCAGGCTTCGGTTGCCTGA
- a CDS encoding YajG family lipoprotein, with the protein MLQRLLFGLIAVASLSLVGCAHSPQQLSPQPKLNAQLAPVGHGQPVVVRVVDGRASQSLGTRGGMYPETSTISVNGNDVVPKLQAQAEAAVRLLGFTPTPNAYNAPQLTVTLAELKYQSPKDNLYVTEATIGATFRADVSNANRRYSGRYGASLDQRFGMAPNQETNTKLVSDVLSDALTRLFKDPTIGQVLGE; encoded by the coding sequence ATGTTGCAACGTCTGTTGTTCGGTTTGATCGCCGTGGCCAGCCTCAGCCTGGTCGGATGTGCCCACAGCCCGCAACAACTTAGCCCGCAACCCAAGCTCAACGCCCAGCTCGCGCCGGTCGGTCATGGCCAGCCGGTAGTGGTGCGGGTGGTTGATGGCCGGGCCTCGCAATCCTTGGGTACTCGCGGTGGCATGTACCCCGAAACCAGTACCATCAGCGTCAACGGCAACGATGTCGTGCCCAAGCTGCAGGCCCAGGCCGAAGCAGCCGTGCGCTTGCTTGGCTTCACCCCGACGCCAAATGCCTACAACGCTCCGCAGCTGACGGTGACCCTGGCTGAACTGAAGTACCAGTCGCCCAAGGACAACCTGTACGTGACCGAAGCCACCATCGGCGCCACCTTCCGTGCCGACGTGTCCAACGCCAACCGCCGCTACAGCGGCCGCTACGGCGCTTCGCTGGACCAGCGTTTCGGCATGGCGCCGAACCAGGAAACCAACACCAAGCTGGTGAGTGATGTGCTGAGCGATGCGCTGACCCGCCTGTTCAAGGACCCGACCATCGGCCAGGTACTCGGCGAGTAA
- the mqo gene encoding malate dehydrogenase (quinone) produces MAQNESVDVVLVGAGIMSATLAVLLKELDPTLKLEVVEAMDSGAAESSNPWNNAGTGHAGLCELNYTPQAADGSIDIKKAVHINTQFEVSRQFWAYLSKKGNFGSARAFINPVPHLSYVEGDKGVSFLKKRFELLKQHHAFSEMEYTEDQAVMKDWMPLMMPGRPADQHIAATRVMKGTDVNFGALTNKLLKLLGDAPDAQVKYSKKVVGLRRNGSGWTVSIKDVNSGGSREVDARFVFLGAGGAALPLLQASGIPESKGFGGFPVSGQWLRCDNPEIVKQHQAKVYSQAAVGAPPMSVPHLDTRVVDGKKSLLFGPYAGFTTKFLKHGSFMDLPLSVRMGNIGPMLAVARDNMDLTKYLVSEVMQSMEQRLESLRRFYPEAKAEDWRLEVAGQRVQIIKKDPKKGGILQFGTELVSAQDGSLAALLGASPGASVTVSIMLELIERCFPEQAKGAWAAKLKEIFPAREKTLATDAALYHKISADNDVALELVESSPAKHYA; encoded by the coding sequence ATGGCGCAGAACGAATCGGTTGATGTAGTACTGGTAGGCGCGGGCATCATGAGTGCCACCCTGGCCGTACTGCTCAAGGAGCTCGACCCGACCCTGAAACTCGAGGTGGTCGAGGCGATGGACTCCGGAGCCGCGGAAAGCTCCAACCCCTGGAACAACGCAGGCACCGGCCACGCCGGCCTGTGCGAGTTGAACTACACGCCCCAGGCCGCCGATGGCAGCATCGACATCAAAAAGGCCGTGCACATCAATACCCAGTTCGAGGTTTCGCGCCAGTTCTGGGCCTACCTGAGCAAAAAAGGCAATTTCGGCTCGGCTCGTGCCTTCATCAACCCGGTCCCGCACCTGAGCTACGTCGAAGGTGACAAGGGTGTTTCCTTCCTCAAGAAGCGCTTCGAGCTGCTCAAGCAGCACCACGCCTTCAGCGAAATGGAATACACCGAGGACCAGGCCGTGATGAAGGACTGGATGCCGCTGATGATGCCGGGCCGCCCGGCCGACCAGCACATCGCCGCCACCCGCGTGATGAAAGGCACCGACGTCAACTTCGGCGCACTGACCAACAAGCTGCTCAAGCTGCTGGGCGACGCACCGGACGCGCAGGTGAAGTACAGCAAGAAGGTCGTCGGCCTGCGCCGTAATGGCAGCGGCTGGACGGTCAGCATCAAGGACGTCAACAGCGGTGGTAGCCGTGAAGTCGACGCCCGCTTCGTGTTCCTCGGCGCCGGCGGCGCGGCCCTGCCGCTGCTGCAAGCCTCGGGCATCCCGGAGAGCAAAGGCTTTGGCGGCTTCCCGGTCAGCGGCCAGTGGCTGCGTTGCGACAACCCGGAAATCGTCAAGCAGCACCAGGCCAAGGTCTACAGCCAGGCCGCCGTGGGCGCGCCGCCCATGTCGGTGCCGCACCTGGACACCCGTGTGGTGGATGGCAAGAAATCGCTGCTGTTCGGCCCTTACGCCGGCTTTACCACCAAGTTCCTCAAGCACGGCTCGTTCATGGACCTGCCGCTGTCGGTACGCATGGGCAACATCGGCCCGATGCTGGCGGTGGCCCGCGACAACATGGACCTGACCAAATACCTGGTCAGCGAAGTGATGCAGTCGATGGAGCAACGCCTGGAGTCTCTGCGCCGCTTCTACCCAGAGGCCAAGGCCGAAGACTGGCGCCTGGAAGTGGCAGGCCAACGCGTGCAGATCATCAAGAAAGACCCGAAAAAAGGCGGCATCCTGCAGTTTGGTACCGAGCTGGTCTCGGCTCAGGACGGCAGCCTGGCCGCACTGCTTGGCGCTTCGCCAGGCGCTTCGGTGACGGTGTCGATCATGCTCGAACTGATCGAGCGCTGCTTCCCCGAGCAGGCCAAGGGCGCCTGGGCTGCCAAGCTCAAGGAAATCTTCCCGGCTCGCGAGAAGACCCTGGCCACCGATGCGGCCCTGTACCACAAGATCAGTGCCGACAACGATGTGGCGCTGGAGCTGGTGGAAAGCAGCCCGGCCAAGCATTACGCCTGA
- a CDS encoding PA4642 family protein, whose amino-acid sequence MRKDKKQVIGDEISDDYIKSFLQFEPADGVTSPSAHKLVKAYRGLRVDDFERFVGFFVEAGYDLDGKDEHGKTFVEQIADQRGAPEYIEIIDNARG is encoded by the coding sequence ATGCGCAAAGACAAGAAGCAGGTGATTGGTGACGAAATCAGCGACGACTACATCAAGTCGTTCCTTCAGTTTGAGCCAGCCGATGGCGTGACCTCGCCGTCGGCGCACAAGCTGGTGAAGGCTTACCGCGGCTTGCGCGTTGACGACTTCGAGCGTTTTGTCGGGTTCTTTGTCGAGGCGGGTTACGACCTGGACGGCAAGGATGAGCATGGCAAGACGTTTGTCGAGCAGATTGCTGACCAGCGTGGCGCGCCGGAGTACATCGAGATCATCGATAACGCTCGCGGTTGA
- a CDS encoding WbuC family cupin fold metalloprotein, translating to MRQPAFIDQSLFAELASKAAELPRQRHHHTFHEMDEPCHRVAVGLQPSTYIAPHRHLSLDKAETLLVLKGRLGVLFFDEYGVVTDTRVLQAGGDCLGVDLPPGHYHSLVVLEPDSILFECKAGPYRALGEGEHAPWAPREGEPGVAEYLAGMLAQFG from the coding sequence ATGCGCCAGCCTGCGTTCATCGACCAATCGCTGTTCGCAGAGCTGGCCAGCAAGGCTGCCGAGCTGCCGCGCCAGCGGCACCACCACACCTTCCATGAAATGGATGAGCCCTGCCACCGCGTGGCGGTGGGCTTGCAGCCTTCTACCTATATCGCGCCGCATCGTCACCTGAGCCTCGACAAGGCCGAAACCCTGTTGGTACTGAAAGGGCGGCTGGGGGTGCTGTTCTTCGACGAGTACGGTGTGGTGACCGACACACGGGTACTGCAAGCCGGCGGGGACTGCCTGGGGGTAGACCTGCCGCCAGGTCACTACCACAGCCTGGTGGTGCTGGAGCCGGACAGCATCTTGTTCGAATGCAAGGCCGGCCCATACCGGGCGTTGGGTGAAGGTGAGCATGCCCCTTGGGCGCCGCGAGAGGGTGAACCCGGTGTGGCCGAATACCTCGCCGGGATGCTTGCCCAGTTCGGCTGA
- a CDS encoding hypoxanthine-guanine phosphoribosyltransferase, with protein MSADLEHIRQVMREADCLYNEAEVEAAIAKVGEQISKDLHDKNPVVFCVMNGGLIFAGKLLTHLQFPLEASYLHATRYRNQTSGGELFWKAKPEVSFIDRDVLIVDDILDEGHTLSAIIEFCKHAGARAVHTAVLIDKDHDRKASPDLKASYSGLPCVDRYIFGYGMDYKGYWRNANGIFAVKGM; from the coding sequence ATGTCCGCCGATCTCGAGCACATCCGTCAAGTCATGCGCGAGGCAGACTGCCTGTACAACGAAGCCGAAGTGGAAGCGGCCATCGCCAAGGTAGGCGAACAGATCAGCAAGGACCTGCACGACAAGAACCCGGTGGTGTTCTGCGTGATGAACGGCGGCCTGATCTTCGCCGGCAAATTGCTGACCCACCTGCAGTTCCCGCTGGAAGCCTCGTACCTTCACGCCACCCGGTACCGCAATCAGACCAGCGGCGGCGAGTTGTTCTGGAAGGCCAAGCCGGAAGTGTCGTTCATCGACCGCGACGTGCTGATCGTTGACGACATTCTCGACGAAGGCCACACCCTGAGTGCCATCATCGAGTTCTGCAAGCACGCGGGCGCCCGCGCCGTGCACACCGCCGTGCTGATCGACAAGGACCACGACCGCAAGGCCAGCCCGGACTTGAAGGCGAGTTATTCGGGCCTGCCATGCGTGGACCGCTACATCTTCGGCTATGGTATGGATTACAAGGGCTACTGGCGTAATGCCAATGGCATCTTCGCCGTCAAAGGAATGTAA
- the upp gene encoding uracil phosphoribosyltransferase, producing the protein MPTREIRHPLIRHKLGLMRRADISTKNFRELAQEVGALLTYEATQDLPLETYEIDGWCGKVQVEKIAGKKITVVPILRAGIGMLDGVLSLIPGAKVSAVGVARNEETLEAHTYLEKLAPDINQRLALIIDPMLATGGSMVATIDLLKKAGCKEIRAMVLVAAPEGIDVVEKAHPDVQIYTASIDQCLNEHGYIVPGLGDAGDKIFGTKQKDA; encoded by the coding sequence ATGCCTACTCGTGAGATCCGCCATCCGCTGATCCGCCACAAGCTCGGCCTGATGCGCCGTGCCGACATCAGCACCAAGAATTTTCGCGAACTCGCCCAGGAAGTCGGCGCACTTCTGACCTACGAAGCCACCCAGGACCTGCCCCTCGAAACCTACGAGATCGACGGTTGGTGTGGCAAGGTGCAGGTTGAAAAAATCGCCGGCAAGAAGATTACCGTGGTGCCGATCCTGCGCGCCGGTATCGGCATGCTCGACGGCGTGCTCAGCCTGATCCCGGGCGCCAAGGTCAGCGCCGTTGGCGTTGCCCGCAACGAGGAAACCCTCGAAGCCCACACCTACCTGGAAAAGCTCGCACCCGACATCAACCAGCGTCTGGCCCTGATCATCGACCCGATGCTGGCCACCGGCGGCTCGATGGTTGCCACCATCGACCTGCTTAAAAAGGCCGGCTGCAAAGAGATCCGCGCCATGGTTCTGGTCGCTGCCCCTGAAGGCATCGACGTGGTGGAAAAAGCCCACCCGGACGTGCAGATCTACACCGCCTCGATCGACCAGTGCCTGAACGAGCACGGCTACATCGTGCCGGGCCTGGGTGATGCCGGTGACAAGATCTTCGGCACCAAGCAGAAGGACGCCTGA